One Pseudomonas ekonensis DNA window includes the following coding sequences:
- the lpoB gene encoding penicillin-binding protein activator LpoB, translated as MFARFSCIAVLALLATGCANTSPTLGSKNISYGDTKAVETVTNEFGSTDLQMIAESMTRSLAQSGILQGRPVVQVYDVKNKTSEYIDTREITTSIKTQLMKSGTARFASDNTAMQSQVDQLKLQNQSGLYKKSTVAKTGNMIAAKYRLEGSISSIVKRSSDYKDVFYKFSLQLIDVESGLAEWMDEKEIRKTTER; from the coding sequence ATGTTTGCACGCTTTTCCTGCATCGCCGTCCTCGCCCTGCTGGCCACCGGCTGCGCCAACACTTCGCCGACCCTGGGCAGCAAGAACATCAGCTACGGCGACACCAAGGCCGTCGAGACCGTGACCAACGAATTCGGCTCCACCGACCTGCAGATGATCGCCGAGTCGATGACCCGCTCCCTGGCCCAGTCCGGCATCCTGCAGGGCCGTCCTGTGGTCCAGGTCTACGACGTGAAGAACAAGACCAGCGAGTACATCGACACCCGCGAAATCACCACCAGCATCAAGACCCAGCTGATGAAGTCCGGCACCGCCCGCTTCGCCAGCGACAACACCGCGATGCAGAGCCAGGTCGACCAGCTCAAGCTGCAGAACCAGAGCGGCCTGTACAAGAAGAGCACCGTGGCCAAGACCGGCAACATGATCGCCGCCAAGTACCGCCTGGAAGGCTCGATCAGCTCGATCGTCAAGCGCAGCAGCGACTACAAGGACGTCTTCTACAAATTCAGCCTGCAACTGATCGACGTCGAAAGCGGTCTGGCCGAGTGGATGGACGAAAAAGAGATCCGCAAAACCACGGAGCGTTAA
- a CDS encoding YcfL family protein — MRFKLFAVAALALLASGCATPPPPEPGSAASKVVAMGPQKHIVVGAMRVARENGFMTVNVQLSNTLNSNKTFYYRFAWLGPEGFPVAEEEVWKSQMMYGAQTSFIQAIAPTPKAVDFRLELKTP, encoded by the coding sequence ATGCGTTTCAAACTCTTCGCCGTCGCCGCCCTCGCCCTGCTGGCGAGCGGCTGCGCCACCCCGCCGCCACCGGAGCCGGGCAGCGCCGCGAGCAAGGTCGTGGCCATGGGCCCGCAGAAGCACATCGTGGTCGGCGCCATGCGCGTGGCCCGCGAGAACGGCTTCATGACCGTCAACGTGCAGTTGAGCAACACCCTCAACAGCAACAAGACGTTCTACTACCGCTTCGCCTGGCTCGGCCCTGAAGGCTTCCCGGTCGCCGAAGAAGAAGTCTGGAAAAGCCAGATGATGTACGGCGCCCAGACCAGCTTCATCCAGGCCATCGCCCCGACGCCCAAGGCCGTGGACTTCCGCCTGGAACTCAAGACGCCTTAA
- a CDS encoding COG3014 family protein — translation MAFRAPTLLALSAVTLLSGCSAFRNYDSELAQTNQQLAAGNVDAALTLLEKNNTGPDKDLLYYFEKGELLRAKGDLSGSQGAWTAADQVVGKWEDSVKLDTDKYLAQFGSFLVNDKVRRYEGYDYEKVMLTTQMALNLLAVNDFDGARTAIKKTHEREAVIAELRDKEYLKSEEEAEKEGIKTQYKDLQGYPVASLDAPEVVGLKNSYQSAFSHYLAGFVYEALGEKDLAAPGYRKAAELRPNTPLLEQALVNLDKPAKSDDSDILIVVQSGLAPARDSIRVPLPLPIDNNLVITPLSFPVIKPDTSTAPFAQIGVDGRQLDLTALNSTTAMSRRALRDDMPGIIVRTAVRAITKGAAQKKLNETNPLAGLAVGISSAVLEGADTRTWRTLPDTTQVVRLRLKKGEHQVTLPSVAGGSQVKVTVDQRYQVITLRAVGSQVFAAGNAAHVIPGANATAVASLKQP, via the coding sequence ATGGCATTCCGCGCTCCCACCCTGCTCGCGCTCAGCGCCGTCACCCTGCTGTCCGGCTGTTCGGCGTTTCGCAACTATGATTCCGAACTGGCCCAGACCAACCAGCAACTGGCCGCCGGCAACGTCGACGCCGCCCTGACCCTGCTGGAAAAGAACAACACCGGTCCCGACAAGGACTTGCTCTACTACTTCGAGAAAGGCGAACTGCTGCGCGCCAAGGGCGACCTGTCCGGCAGCCAGGGCGCCTGGACCGCCGCCGACCAGGTGGTGGGCAAGTGGGAAGACTCGGTCAAGCTCGACACCGACAAGTACCTGGCCCAGTTCGGCAGCTTCCTGGTCAACGACAAGGTGCGCCGCTACGAAGGCTACGACTACGAAAAGGTCATGCTGACCACCCAGATGGCCCTCAACCTGCTGGCGGTCAACGACTTCGACGGCGCCCGCACCGCGATCAAGAAGACCCACGAGCGCGAAGCGGTGATCGCCGAGCTGCGCGACAAGGAATACCTCAAGAGCGAGGAAGAGGCCGAGAAGGAAGGCATCAAGACCCAGTACAAGGATCTGCAGGGCTACCCGGTCGCCAGCCTCGACGCGCCGGAAGTGGTCGGCCTGAAGAACAGCTACCAGAGTGCGTTCAGCCACTACCTGGCCGGCTTCGTCTATGAAGCGCTGGGCGAGAAGGATCTGGCCGCACCGGGCTACCGCAAGGCCGCCGAGCTGCGTCCGAACACGCCGTTGCTGGAACAGGCGCTGGTCAACCTCGACAAGCCGGCCAAGTCCGACGACAGCGACATCCTGATCGTGGTGCAGAGCGGCCTGGCGCCGGCCCGCGATTCGATCCGCGTGCCGTTGCCGCTGCCGATCGACAACAACCTGGTGATCACCCCGCTGTCGTTCCCGGTCATCAAGCCGGACACCTCCACCGCGCCCTTCGCCCAGATCGGCGTAGACGGCCGGCAACTGGACCTCACCGCCCTCAACAGCACCACCGCCATGTCCCGCCGCGCCCTGCGCGACGACATGCCGGGGATCATCGTGCGCACCGCCGTGCGGGCGATCACCAAGGGCGCGGCGCAAAAGAAACTCAACGAAACCAACCCGCTGGCGGGCCTGGCGGTGGGCATTTCTTCAGCCGTGCTCGAAGGTGCCGATACCCGTACGTGGCGCACGTTGCCGGACACCACCCAAGTGGTGCGCCTGCGCCTGAAAAAGGGTGAGCACCAGGTGACCCTGCCAAGCGTGGCCGGTGGTTCGCAGGTCAAGGTCACCGTCGATCAGCGCTACCAGGTCATCACGTTGCGCGCCGTCGGCAGCCAGGTGTTCGCCGCCGGCAACGCCGCCCACGTGATCCCGGGCGCCAACGCCACCGCCGTGGCCAGCCTCAAACAACCTTAA
- a CDS encoding COG3014 family protein, with amino-acid sequence MRHCLLLSLLFSLLAQLGGCATYRNYDLEMQQTNDQLMMGNLDNALYLIERNNPWEDKDLLYYFEKGAVLSLGNALPESQATWRSADRMILHREEAVPSAPVKLLNRFYKEMGMMLVNDKLQRYDGYDYEKVMLTTQMALNQLAMNDFDGARADIKKTHERETLIASQRERQYEEVENQAKAQGTRLHYKDLQGYPVTTLEAPPVIELKNGYQSAFSHYLAGFTYEALGERTLAAPGYRQAIELRPNLPFLEQALRNLDKPPAKSGESDVLIVVQSGLAPARASVTVPIPVRLNENLVIVAPISFPVMIPDAVTPGFDHLTVDGRKRSLAQVNSVTDMAVRTLRDDMPAIISAAMFRANMAAIGQANENERNPAKASLTVTARDPFEEADTRTWRTLPDKTLVARLRLKKGEHTLVLPNAKRTPPITVRIDQDHQVINLRAFGDLAFIIGAAYVPPQAPVSNTAQVMAPN; translated from the coding sequence ATGCGCCACTGCCTGCTGCTTTCCCTGCTGTTCAGCCTTCTCGCGCAACTGGGCGGGTGCGCCACCTACCGCAACTACGACCTGGAAATGCAGCAGACCAACGACCAGTTGATGATGGGCAACCTCGACAACGCGCTGTACCTGATCGAGCGGAACAACCCGTGGGAAGACAAGGACCTGCTCTATTACTTCGAGAAAGGCGCCGTCCTCAGCCTCGGCAATGCCCTGCCGGAGAGCCAGGCGACCTGGCGCAGCGCCGACCGGATGATTCTCCACCGCGAAGAAGCGGTGCCTTCCGCCCCGGTGAAGCTGCTCAACCGCTTCTACAAGGAAATGGGCATGATGCTGGTCAACGACAAGCTGCAGCGCTACGACGGCTACGATTACGAAAAGGTCATGCTGACCACCCAGATGGCCCTCAACCAACTGGCGATGAATGACTTCGACGGTGCGCGGGCCGACATCAAGAAGACCCACGAGCGCGAAACGCTGATCGCCAGCCAGCGCGAACGGCAGTACGAAGAGGTCGAGAACCAGGCCAAGGCCCAGGGCACCCGGCTCCACTACAAGGATCTGCAAGGCTATCCGGTGACCACCCTGGAGGCGCCGCCGGTCATCGAGCTCAAGAACGGCTATCAGAGCGCGTTCAGCCATTACCTGGCCGGGTTCACCTACGAAGCGCTGGGAGAGCGGACCCTGGCCGCGCCCGGCTATCGGCAGGCGATCGAACTGCGGCCCAACCTTCCGTTTCTCGAGCAGGCGCTGCGCAACCTCGACAAACCGCCGGCCAAGTCCGGCGAAAGCGATGTCCTGATTGTCGTGCAGAGCGGCTTGGCGCCCGCCCGGGCGTCCGTCACCGTGCCGATTCCCGTGCGGCTCAACGAGAACCTGGTCATCGTCGCGCCGATCTCGTTTCCGGTGATGATCCCGGACGCGGTCACGCCCGGGTTCGACCACCTCACGGTGGATGGCCGCAAACGCTCGCTGGCCCAGGTCAACAGCGTCACCGACATGGCGGTGCGCACCTTGCGCGACGACATGCCGGCGATCATTTCCGCCGCCATGTTCCGCGCCAACATGGCCGCGATCGGCCAGGCCAACGAAAACGAGCGCAACCCGGCCAAGGCCTCGCTGACGGTGACCGCCAGGGATCCGTTCGAGGAAGCCGACACCCGCACCTGGCGCACGCTGCCGGACAAGACCCTGGTGGCGCGCCTGCGCCTGAAGAAGGGCGAGCACACCCTCGTCCTTCCCAACGCCAAGCGCACGCCGCCGATCACCGTGCGCATCGACCAGGACCATCAGGTCATCAACCTGCGGGCGTTCGGCGACCTGGCGTTCATCATCGGCGCGGCCTATGTGCCGCCGCAGGCGCCCGTATCGAACACGGCACAAGTAATGGCACCTAACTAA